One window of Helicobacter winghamensis ATCC BAA-430 genomic DNA carries:
- a CDS encoding pyridoxamine 5'-phosphate oxidase family protein: protein MRRNEFECIDSELMESMLEKIEFGVIIIPDIEPYGVPVSFCYCENEIYLHGAKNGRKYHLLKENPKVSFTATKVYSYIHSTFLNNTMIPTQFFFSIYLSGIFKTITEVQRKKHILKTLVQKYEPSHQSLNMDLGQFEGQEKGVFVGTIEIISKSIKAKFGQNLKANAREQIIKDLEKRGTELDKNTIKMIRHFNS, encoded by the coding sequence ATGAGACGCAATGAATTTGAATGCATAGATTCCGAGCTGATGGAATCTATGCTAGAAAAAATTGAATTTGGAGTAATAATTATTCCGGATATTGAACCTTATGGAGTTCCAGTTAGCTTTTGCTATTGTGAAAATGAAATTTACTTACACGGCGCAAAGAATGGTAGAAAATACCATCTCTTAAAAGAGAATCCTAAAGTTTCTTTTACTGCTACAAAAGTTTATTCTTATATCCACTCTACTTTTCTAAATAATACTATGATCCCAACGCAGTTTTTCTTTTCAATTTATTTAAGTGGCATTTTCAAAACAATAACCGAAGTACAAAGAAAAAAACATATTCTAAAAACTCTTGTTCAAAAATATGAACCTTCTCACCAATCTTTAAATATGGATTTAGGACAATTTGAAGGGCAAGAAAAAGGCGTGTTTGTAGGAACAATAGAAATAATTAGCAAAAGCATTAAAGCAAAATTTGGACAGAATCTAAAAGCAAATGCTAGAGAACAAATTATTAAAGATTTAGAAAAGAGGGGGACAGAACTTGATAAAAATACCATAAAAATGATACGGCATTTTAATAGCTAA